A genomic region of Chryseobacterium sp. KACC 21268 contains the following coding sequences:
- a CDS encoding DUF932 domain-containing protein: MAHNLNFNNRTGKYSFFSVKEKAWHNLGQIVQHYPTSEEAIKFAGLDYEVEKSPLFTKDAGIIENDNGIEMIDSALEVPNYFANIRTDNNTVLGVVGKDYQIVQNREAFSFFDAIVGGGKGILYETAGALGNGERIFITAKLPDYIRVGNGDDITEKYIFLTTSHDGSGSITAAFTPVRIVCQNTLNASLKNMSNVVRIRHTAGAKQRLEDAHKVMGLANKLSQELESTFNHWANIKVGDDEMKKLIQLALCPNKETLHHLQKGNVADLSTVFKNTVDDAFAYAMISESQQTETTKGTLFGAYNAVTGYFQNVRNYKDNEAKLQSIVLGGTAQLKSQKAFDLCENFARSGADTLILN; this comes from the coding sequence ATGGCACACAATTTAAATTTCAACAACAGAACAGGAAAATATTCATTTTTCAGCGTAAAGGAAAAAGCATGGCACAACCTGGGACAGATCGTACAGCACTACCCAACAAGTGAAGAGGCCATCAAATTTGCAGGACTTGACTATGAGGTCGAAAAATCTCCCCTATTTACAAAAGATGCAGGCATTATCGAAAATGACAACGGCATAGAAATGATCGATTCTGCATTGGAAGTTCCCAACTACTTTGCCAATATACGAACTGATAACAACACCGTGTTAGGTGTGGTCGGAAAAGATTACCAGATCGTACAAAACCGCGAAGCTTTTTCATTTTTTGATGCTATAGTAGGCGGTGGAAAAGGAATCTTATACGAGACTGCAGGAGCTTTGGGAAATGGCGAAAGAATTTTTATCACTGCTAAATTACCCGATTATATTCGTGTTGGCAACGGTGACGATATTACAGAAAAATACATTTTCCTGACCACCTCCCACGATGGAAGCGGCAGCATTACCGCCGCATTTACCCCCGTGCGCATTGTCTGTCAAAATACTTTGAACGCGTCGCTGAAAAATATGAGCAATGTGGTGCGGATCAGACACACCGCAGGCGCAAAACAGCGTCTTGAAGATGCCCACAAGGTCATGGGATTGGCGAATAAATTAAGTCAAGAGTTGGAAAGCACTTTCAATCATTGGGCAAATATAAAAGTCGGTGATGATGAGATGAAAAAGCTGATACAATTGGCACTTTGTCCTAACAAAGAAACTTTACATCATCTGCAGAAAGGAAATGTTGCCGATCTCTCAACAGTTTTTAAAAATACCGTCGATGATGCATTTGCTTATGCGATGATCAGTGAAAGCCAGCAGACTGAAACCACAAAGGGAACTTTGTTCGGCGCTTACAATGCCGTTACAGGATATTTCCAGAATGTCAGAAATTACAAGGACAATGAAGCAAAACTCCAGTCCATTGTCTTGGGAGGGACAGCACAATTAAAGTCTCAAAAAGCTTTTGACCTGTGTGAAAATTTTGCCCGATCTGGCGCAGATACCTTGATCTTGAACTGA
- a CDS encoding vitamin K epoxide reductase family protein — MQFSHLLGKLKLNQQEFIFQFQSHPQHPSALAFSDTLNFMGLKNDAYELDKDFWGELPAEFITIYNNNFTLVKMEDELYRTFSDNTQVITKDTLYKSSSNFILLFENEEKNNVNKKINYQYLILFSLGLLLIYSFLQLKWYEGIFNTLSIIGIYISLELFSEKFGYDSNVINNICGATTAKTQTSCAKIVDSDKTDISGLKLSDLSLIYFTGLLMIGIFLPSTGLVLKIASGISFFVILYSLYVQILVEKIFCRICFIINTLLILQICLSNIYFTNWISGGTLFLSVLAMGTSFITLSFINTILKEKLEYHKASIKHLKFKRDYEIFRRELLDHEKITFINKRMFFLGNKEAKLHISLISNPYCGFCRDAHKILEKLLQQYPDDVSAQIRFNYSAKIEDKNFTNLINDFVYIYTSSKNHLLEAVDNWFENRSEKKIRLQYNPEGEISDLTEINETNLENEIKGFNFTPIFLINGYQLPKKYDREEIFYFIDDLLEEENIW; from the coding sequence ATGCAATTCAGTCATCTACTGGGAAAGCTCAAACTCAACCAACAAGAATTTATATTTCAATTTCAATCTCATCCTCAACATCCCTCAGCACTTGCATTCAGCGATACGCTAAATTTTATGGGTCTTAAAAATGATGCTTATGAATTGGATAAGGATTTTTGGGGGGAATTACCCGCCGAGTTCATTACCATTTATAATAACAATTTTACTTTGGTAAAAATGGAAGATGAACTTTACAGGACTTTTTCCGATAATACTCAAGTTATCACAAAAGATACTCTTTATAAAAGTTCTTCCAATTTTATTTTGCTATTCGAAAATGAAGAAAAAAATAACGTTAATAAGAAAATTAACTATCAATATCTCATTTTATTTTCATTAGGACTTTTGCTGATCTATTCATTTTTACAACTAAAATGGTATGAGGGAATATTCAATACACTTTCAATAATTGGTATCTACATATCTCTCGAATTGTTCAGTGAAAAATTTGGATATGACTCAAATGTAATTAATAATATTTGTGGAGCAACCACTGCCAAAACACAAACATCCTGTGCGAAGATTGTTGACTCGGACAAGACTGATATTTCGGGTTTAAAACTTTCCGACCTTAGTTTAATTTACTTTACAGGACTTTTAATGATCGGAATTTTTCTGCCTTCAACAGGGCTTGTACTAAAAATAGCTTCTGGAATATCATTTTTTGTCATCCTCTATTCACTTTATGTACAGATATTAGTTGAAAAAATCTTTTGTAGAATATGTTTTATTATTAACACATTATTGATTTTGCAAATCTGTTTAAGCAATATTTACTTCACTAATTGGATATCTGGAGGTACTCTATTCTTAAGTGTTTTGGCAATGGGAACATCATTTATTACATTATCATTCATCAATACTATATTGAAGGAAAAGCTTGAATATCATAAAGCAAGTATAAAACATTTAAAATTCAAAAGAGATTATGAAATATTCAGAAGAGAACTTTTGGATCATGAAAAAATCACTTTTATTAATAAAAGGATGTTTTTTTTAGGAAATAAAGAAGCAAAACTTCATATTTCCCTAATATCAAATCCCTACTGTGGCTTTTGCAGAGACGCCCATAAGATCTTAGAAAAACTTTTGCAACAGTATCCAGATGATGTCTCTGCCCAAATTCGTTTCAATTATTCTGCAAAAATAGAAGACAAAAATTTTACAAATCTCATCAACGACTTTGTGTACATTTATACAAGTAGCAAGAATCACTTGTTAGAAGCAGTTGACAACTGGTTTGAAAACCGTAGTGAGAAAAAAATTAGATTACAATATAACCCCGAAGGTGAAATTTCAGACTTGACCGAAATCAATGAAACCAATCTCGAAAATGAAATTAAGGGCTTTAATTTCACACCTATATTTTTGATTAACGGTTATCAATTACCAAAAAAATATGACCGCGAAGAGATATTTTATTTTATTGACGATCTTTTGGAAGAGGAAAATATATGGTGA
- a CDS encoding single-stranded DNA-binding protein translates to MNIIGRLTRDAEVRNLSNEKQVVNFSIATNDNYRNKQGERIEQTTYFDCAYWISPKIADFLTKGTLVELNGRAYTSAWIGKDGEPHAGLNFHTSQIKVHGSGKSKESKSTESHKNDKKESSISRSSDSDKDDDLPF, encoded by the coding sequence ATGAACATTATCGGAAGACTGACAAGGGATGCGGAAGTGCGCAACCTGTCAAATGAAAAACAGGTGGTCAATTTTTCAATTGCCACCAATGACAACTATCGCAACAAGCAAGGCGAACGGATCGAACAGACCACCTATTTTGACTGTGCCTATTGGATCTCACCAAAGATAGCCGACTTTTTAACGAAAGGCACTTTGGTAGAATTAAACGGAAGAGCCTACACCTCTGCATGGATAGGAAAAGACGGAGAACCTCACGCAGGTCTGAATTTCCACACCTCACAGATCAAAGTTCATGGCAGTGGTAAAAGTAAAGAGAGCAAGTCTACTGAGTCGCATAAAAATGATAAAAAGGAAAGCTCTATTTCTAGATCTAGTGACAGCGACAAGGATGACGATTTACCATTTTAA
- a CDS encoding GLPGLI family protein, which yields MKTFIFCLLIIMPVTCHSQFYRFIYEYSFVKDTISQKKFSMRYYLDISPQKVKFYNEELYHLDSIQKLTKETTSMTVPASVMVERMLGSDENMAYKFIDSDYYKIKSKDKLRWNIDSETKIYNNFPLQKANTKYGGRLWTAWFCKDIIISEGPYKFRGLPGLIFEIEDVEGNFKFKLVEVRKISSEYNTENILESNFGKKALAVSVEKYNKILIDAYNNPFSELRTKMEMGEDFTLSIYGKQIKTVKDLDSIKRLRQSDIRKNYNPIELDKAVKYNSK from the coding sequence ATGAAAACTTTTATTTTTTGTTTATTGATTATCATGCCTGTAACTTGTCATTCACAATTTTACAGATTTATATACGAATATTCCTTTGTTAAGGATACAATTTCGCAGAAGAAATTTTCGATGCGATATTATTTAGATATTTCTCCACAAAAAGTAAAATTTTATAATGAAGAGCTTTATCATCTAGACTCGATTCAGAAACTAACCAAGGAAACAACCTCAATGACAGTACCTGCATCAGTTATGGTAGAAAGAATGCTTGGTTCAGATGAAAATATGGCCTATAAATTTATCGACAGCGATTACTATAAGATAAAATCGAAGGACAAATTACGTTGGAATATTGATTCAGAAACTAAAATATATAATAATTTCCCTCTTCAAAAAGCTAATACGAAATATGGTGGAAGACTTTGGACCGCATGGTTTTGTAAGGATATAATTATTTCAGAAGGTCCGTACAAATTTAGGGGATTGCCAGGTTTAATTTTTGAAATCGAAGATGTAGAAGGAAATTTTAAGTTTAAACTCGTAGAAGTTCGTAAAATAAGTTCTGAATATAATACAGAAAATATTTTGGAATCTAATTTTGGAAAAAAGGCATTGGCTGTCTCTGTTGAAAAATATAATAAAATACTAATCGATGCATATAATAATCCTTTTTCAGAACTTAGAACAAAAATGGAAATGGGAGAAGATTTTACATTATCAATCTATGGAAAACAAATAAAAACAGTAAAAGATTTGGATAGCATAAAGAGATTGAGGCAATCGGATATTAGAAAAAATTACAATCCAATAGAATTGGATAAAGCTGTAAAGTATAATTCTAAATAA
- a CDS encoding JAB domain-containing protein yields MKFNIVNEIKLSYSRKGNSEKLVGSSRDAVDVFRQHFDHDEMDYRESFFALYLNQTHKVLGIRKISESGISSTVVDVRIIMQAALLCNASAVILAHNHPSGNLKPSAEDLKITQSIKSASEFLNIKLLDHCILTSTGYLSFADDGHL; encoded by the coding sequence ATGAAATTTAATATAGTCAACGAGATAAAATTAAGCTATTCGAGAAAAGGAAATTCTGAAAAATTAGTCGGTAGTTCACGTGATGCCGTGGATGTGTTCCGTCAGCACTTTGACCATGATGAAATGGACTACAGAGAATCTTTTTTTGCCCTATATTTAAATCAGACTCACAAGGTCTTAGGGATAAGGAAAATTTCTGAATCGGGAATTTCTTCTACGGTAGTCGATGTTCGCATCATTATGCAGGCGGCACTCCTTTGTAATGCTTCGGCTGTGATATTAGCACATAATCATCCATCAGGGAATTTGAAACCTTCTGCTGAAGATCTGAAAATTACGCAGAGCATAAAAAGTGCGTCTGAATTTCTAAACATCAAATTACTCGATCATTGCATTCTGACATCAACGGGCTATCTATCATTTGCTGATGATGGTCATTTATAA
- a CDS encoding T9SS type A sorting domain-containing protein, producing MKKINLLIMLFISAVTYAQTFSIYTENPNIGAGVNSLRFSNGSGFALSEPGTATYEGNKNLLLTYNGTSSYFHAIMFPRNAANTSDVVLDLSAYSYYNLAIKTSSPHPFYIRIRGNNVTAKVLINPSSNNYNFTNDNQWHFMSIPLSAFIPESSSFSLSNVSEIFVLRSENTISTVVGSSNNFQVDNIYLSATSALSVMSGEKNKPLSIFPNPASSKITITSDQNMDKISVYDSTGKRAIVTDSGEKTSQIDISKLSKGTHFISVESKGKITTSKFIKK from the coding sequence ATGAAAAAAATTAATCTTTTAATCATGCTGTTTATTTCAGCAGTAACTTATGCTCAAACGTTCTCGATCTATACAGAGAATCCGAATATTGGAGCAGGTGTCAACTCCTTACGCTTCAGCAATGGATCGGGATTTGCGCTTTCAGAACCTGGCACTGCAACGTATGAAGGAAATAAAAACCTGCTGCTGACCTATAATGGGACAAGCTCATATTTCCACGCCATTATGTTTCCCCGCAACGCAGCCAATACTTCGGATGTGGTGCTGGATCTCTCAGCTTACAGTTACTATAATCTTGCAATTAAAACTTCATCCCCTCATCCTTTTTACATAAGAATACGTGGGAACAATGTTACTGCTAAAGTATTGATTAATCCATCCTCCAACAATTACAATTTCACTAATGACAATCAGTGGCACTTTATGTCTATTCCGCTTTCTGCATTTATTCCCGAATCATCCAGCTTTAGTCTTTCCAATGTTTCAGAAATTTTTGTACTAAGAAGCGAAAATACCATCTCTACAGTCGTTGGTTCATCTAACAATTTTCAAGTTGACAACATTTATTTATCTGCTACCAGTGCTTTATCTGTAATGTCAGGAGAAAAGAATAAACCATTGAGTATTTTCCCTAATCCGGCATCCTCAAAAATTACGATTACATCAGATCAGAATATGGATAAAATATCAGTTTATGACTCTACTGGAAAACGAGCAATCGTTACAGATTCAGGCGAAAAAACGTCGCAAATTGACATTTCAAAACTGAGCAAGGGAACGCATTTCATCTCTGTGGAATCCAAGGGTAAAATAACTACATCGAAATTCATAAAGAAATAG